A single region of the Salvia miltiorrhiza cultivar Shanhuang (shh) chromosome 8, IMPLAD_Smil_shh, whole genome shotgun sequence genome encodes:
- the LOC131000977 gene encoding 40S ribosomal protein S25-2: protein MAPKKDKAPPPSSKPAKSGGGKQKKKKWSKGKQKEKVNNMVLFDKGTYDKLLTEAPKYKLITPSVLSDRLRISGSLARKAIRELMARGLIRMVSAHASQQIYTRATNT, encoded by the exons ATG GCGCCGAAAAAAGACAAGGCTCCCCCGCCGTCATCGAAGCCGGCGAAGTCCGGCGGAGGCAAGCAGAAGAAGAAG AAGTGGAGCAAGGGAAAGCAAAAGGAAAAGGTGAACAACATGGTTTTGTTCGATAAGGGTACGTACGATAAGCTGCTGACAGAGGCGCCCAAGTACAAGCTCATCACTCCATCCGTTCTCTCTGATCGTCTCAGG ATAAGTGGATCCCTTGCAAGGAAGGCCATCAGAGAATTGATGGCAAGAGGTTTGATCAGAATGGTCTCAGCTCATGCAAGCCAGCAAATTTACACCAGGGCAACCAACACCTAG